In one Aeromicrobium wangtongii genomic region, the following are encoded:
- the zwf gene encoding glucose-6-phosphate dehydrogenase — translation MDEPHLIVLFGATGDLARRKLLPGIMHLLQSGLVSDSRIIGVSMDDFDDEDFREFAEKAYREFSTREIDDQKWRDFAPKLSYINVKAGPDALAKAAGVLEADLGGSPRRLHYLSVPPKSALDVVHTLDQANLVERSRIIMEKPFGTDLASAKALNAELHEVFDERQIFRIDHFLGKEAALNILAFRFANGLFEPIWNRNFIDHVQIDVPETLSVSGRSGFYEGTGAFKDMVVTHLFQVLAFMAMEPPTSLDSDSISEEKNKVFRSMLPLDPKFVVRGQYQGYRDEDGVAADSETDTFVALKAEIDNWRWAGVPFYLRTGKKLAEGARIISIAFREPPKSMFPAGSGVGLAGPDHLTFDLADSSRLSLSFYGKRPGPGMRLDKLSMQFAMQETERAGEVLEAYERLIYDAMRGERTLFTTAEGIERLWEISEPLLNDTPPVRPYAAGTWGPNAIHQLVAPRAWRLPFERSWRKPNPNAE, via the coding sequence ATGGACGAGCCCCATCTGATTGTGCTCTTCGGCGCCACCGGTGACCTGGCCCGACGCAAGCTGCTGCCCGGCATCATGCACCTGCTCCAGTCGGGTCTGGTGTCCGACTCGCGCATCATCGGCGTCTCGATGGACGACTTCGACGACGAGGACTTCCGCGAGTTCGCCGAGAAGGCCTACCGCGAGTTCAGCACCCGCGAGATCGACGACCAGAAGTGGCGCGACTTCGCGCCGAAGCTGTCGTACATCAACGTCAAGGCCGGTCCGGACGCGCTCGCCAAGGCGGCCGGCGTGCTCGAGGCCGATCTCGGTGGGTCGCCGCGGCGGCTGCACTACCTGAGCGTCCCGCCGAAGTCGGCGCTCGACGTCGTGCACACCCTCGACCAGGCGAATCTGGTGGAGCGCTCCCGCATCATCATGGAGAAGCCGTTCGGCACCGACCTGGCCAGTGCGAAGGCGCTCAACGCCGAGCTGCACGAGGTCTTCGACGAGCGCCAGATCTTCCGCATCGACCACTTCCTGGGCAAGGAGGCGGCGCTGAACATCCTGGCGTTCCGGTTCGCCAACGGACTGTTCGAGCCGATCTGGAACCGCAACTTCATCGACCACGTGCAGATCGACGTGCCCGAGACGCTGTCGGTGAGCGGCCGGTCCGGCTTCTACGAAGGCACCGGCGCCTTCAAGGACATGGTCGTGACCCACCTGTTCCAGGTGCTCGCGTTCATGGCGATGGAGCCGCCGACGTCGCTGGACTCGGACTCGATCTCCGAGGAAAAGAACAAGGTCTTCCGGTCGATGCTGCCGCTGGATCCCAAGTTCGTGGTCCGCGGGCAGTACCAGGGTTATCGCGATGAGGACGGCGTCGCCGCCGACTCCGAGACCGACACCTTCGTCGCCCTCAAGGCCGAGATCGACAACTGGCGCTGGGCCGGCGTCCCGTTCTACCTGCGGACGGGCAAGAAGCTCGCCGAGGGGGCGCGCATCATCTCGATCGCGTTCCGGGAGCCGCCCAAGAGCATGTTCCCGGCGGGTTCCGGCGTGGGCCTGGCCGGGCCGGATCACCTGACGTTCGACCTGGCCGACTCGTCCCGCCTGTCACTGTCGTTCTATGGCAAGCGTCCCGGTCCGGGCATGCGGCTGGACAAGCTCAGCATGCAGTTCGCGATGCAGGAGACCGAACGAGCCGGTGAGGTGCTGGAGGCGTACGAGCGGCTGATCTACGACGCGATGCGCGGCGAGCGGACGCTGTTCACGACCGCGGAGGGCATCGAGCGGCTGTGGGAGATCTCGGAGCCGCTGCTCAACGACACCCCGCCGGTGCGGCCGTACGCGGCCGGCACGTGGGGGCCCAACGCGATCCACCAGCTCGTCGCGCCGCGGGCGTGGCGGCTGCCGTTCGAGCGCAGCTGGCGCAAGCCCAACCCGAATGCGGAGTAG
- a CDS encoding ATP-binding cassette domain-containing protein has protein sequence MTQHAIHAEGLTKHYGDTKALDGIDLAVPHGSVLGVLGPNGAGKTTAVRILATLLRPDAGTATVAGHDIVNDPDAVRRSIGLTGQYASVDQQLTGRENLELFARLLDFTRPDSRARARELLEQFGLTEAGDRQIRTYSGGMRRRLDLAASLVGRPQVIFLDEPTTGLDPSKRDDVWNLVRMLTAEGTSVLLTTQYLEEADALADAITVIDHGQVIANGTAAELKQIVGGRSLQVRPADAADTAQIRRILSRITGRPVDEPTRGLLTAPIEAEQDFTAVVVELASRGIGLTEISLSLPSLDEVFFTLTGRGASTAAAGTDTDKELVR, from the coding sequence ATGACCCAACACGCCATTCACGCCGAAGGGCTCACCAAGCACTACGGCGACACGAAAGCACTCGACGGCATCGACCTGGCCGTCCCCCACGGCTCCGTCCTCGGAGTCCTCGGACCCAACGGCGCCGGCAAGACGACCGCGGTCCGCATCCTCGCGACCCTGTTGCGTCCTGACGCCGGCACCGCGACGGTCGCCGGCCACGACATCGTCAACGACCCCGACGCCGTCCGACGCTCGATCGGCCTGACCGGGCAGTACGCCTCAGTGGACCAGCAGCTGACCGGGAGGGAGAACCTGGAGCTGTTCGCCCGGCTGCTGGACTTCACCCGCCCCGACTCCCGCGCCCGGGCCCGGGAGCTGCTGGAGCAGTTCGGCCTCACCGAGGCCGGCGACCGCCAGATCCGGACGTACTCGGGCGGGATGCGTCGCCGGCTGGACCTCGCCGCGAGCCTGGTCGGTCGCCCGCAGGTGATCTTCCTCGACGAGCCCACCACGGGTCTGGACCCGAGCAAGCGCGACGACGTGTGGAACCTCGTGCGCATGCTGACCGCGGAGGGCACCAGCGTCCTCCTGACGACGCAGTACCTCGAGGAGGCGGACGCGCTGGCCGACGCGATCACGGTGATCGACCACGGCCAGGTGATCGCGAACGGCACCGCCGCCGAGCTCAAGCAGATCGTGGGCGGACGCTCGCTGCAGGTGCGTCCCGCCGATGCCGCTGACACCGCACAGATCCGCAGGATCCTCAGCCGCATCACCGGACGTCCGGTCGACGAGCCCACCCGTGGGTTGCTGACCGCCCCGATCGAGGCCGAGCAGGACTTCACCGCGGTCGTGGTCGAGCTGGCATCGCGCGGCATCGGCCTCACCGAGATCTCGCTGAGCCTGCCGAGCCTCGACGAGGTCTTCTTCACCCTCACCGGACGGGGCGCATCGACCGCTGCCGCCGGCACCGACACCGACAAGGAGCTGGTCCGATGA
- a CDS encoding ABC transporter permease, producing the protein MTTTSIPVARPRPASSLPWLRHSLSLAGRSVRKMLRHPEQFFDVTLQPVLFLVIFVYVLGGAIAGSTHDYLQFVLPGILIQTVLFSTVAIGVNLNTDIKEGVFDRFRSLPIPRSAPLVGATLAECLRYGLTIAVTMVAGFVMGFRPTTSPVKVAIACLLVLLFAWCMCWVAIWLGMVMREAGSVQGIGFVALFPLTFGSSMFASVDTMPGWLRAWVDINPVTHLTDAVRGLLTGGPVAQDAFIALGTSALILAVFAPLAVSAYRTKA; encoded by the coding sequence ATGACCACGACATCCATCCCGGTCGCCCGGCCGCGACCCGCATCCTCCCTGCCCTGGCTGCGGCACTCGCTGTCGCTGGCGGGCCGCTCGGTCAGGAAGATGCTCCGGCACCCCGAGCAGTTCTTCGACGTGACCTTGCAGCCGGTGCTGTTCCTGGTGATCTTCGTGTACGTCCTGGGCGGCGCGATCGCCGGTTCGACGCACGACTACCTGCAGTTCGTGCTGCCGGGCATCCTGATCCAGACGGTCCTGTTCAGCACGGTCGCGATCGGCGTCAACCTCAACACCGACATCAAGGAGGGGGTGTTCGACCGGTTCCGGTCGTTGCCCATCCCCCGCTCGGCCCCGCTCGTGGGCGCCACGCTCGCCGAGTGCCTGCGCTACGGGCTCACGATCGCGGTGACGATGGTCGCGGGCTTCGTGATGGGCTTCCGGCCGACCACCTCACCGGTCAAGGTCGCGATCGCCTGCCTGCTGGTGCTGCTGTTCGCCTGGTGCATGTGCTGGGTCGCGATCTGGCTGGGCATGGTGATGCGCGAGGCCGGATCGGTGCAGGGCATCGGCTTCGTCGCCCTGTTCCCGTTGACGTTCGGCTCCAGCATGTTCGCCTCGGTCGACACGATGCCCGGCTGGTTGCGGGCCTGGGTCGACATCAACCCGGTGACCCACCTGACCGATGCCGTCCGGGGTCTCCTGACCGGCGGCCCCGTCGCCCAGGACGCCTTCATCGCGCTGGGGACGAGCGCCCTGATCCTGGCGGTGTTCGCCCCGCTGGCGGTGAGCGCGTACCGCACGAAGGCCTGA
- a CDS encoding DUF2817 domain-containing protein translates to MKSLGSWLLSVVLVAPFGAVVVAAAPASAADAKRPAVIEKRVIGHSVKGRDITAWRLGSPRSKKKVLLLAAMHGNEKGAVRTLRALRDGPAIKGADIWVVPVVNPDGYARNTRQNAHKVDLNRNFSTDWKKAGGAVNSGRKAFSEPESRAVRRFADSIKPTYTISFHQPLNGIDIRDTGNKAWAKRLAAQIKLPKRAFDCFSSCHGTYSMWFRKHHRRGAVITVEMSKNPSRTYLEKTAPRAVLRSLNATR, encoded by the coding sequence ATGAAGTCTCTCGGGTCCTGGTTGCTGTCCGTCGTCCTCGTGGCACCGTTCGGTGCGGTCGTCGTCGCGGCGGCCCCCGCCTCGGCGGCGGATGCGAAGCGTCCTGCCGTGATCGAGAAGCGGGTCATCGGGCACAGCGTGAAGGGCCGTGACATCACTGCCTGGCGGCTGGGCAGCCCGCGGTCGAAGAAGAAGGTGCTGCTGCTGGCGGCGATGCACGGCAACGAGAAGGGGGCGGTGCGGACGCTGCGGGCGCTGCGCGACGGGCCGGCCATCAAGGGCGCCGACATCTGGGTCGTCCCGGTGGTCAACCCCGACGGGTACGCCAGGAACACCCGCCAGAACGCCCACAAGGTCGACCTGAACCGCAACTTCTCCACCGACTGGAAGAAGGCCGGCGGTGCGGTGAACTCGGGCCGGAAGGCGTTCTCCGAGCCGGAGAGCCGCGCGGTCCGCCGGTTCGCCGACAGCATCAAGCCGACGTACACGATCAGCTTCCACCAGCCGCTGAACGGCATCGACATCCGCGACACCGGCAACAAGGCGTGGGCCAAGCGGCTGGCGGCCCAGATCAAGCTGCCGAAGCGGGCCTTCGACTGCTTCTCGTCCTGCCACGGCACCTACTCGATGTGGTTCCGCAAGCACCACCGTCGCGGGGCCGTCATCACCGTCGAGATGAGCAAGAACCCGTCGCGGACGTACCTGGAGAAGACCGCGCCGCGCGCGGTCCTGCGCAGCCTCAACGCGACGCGCTGA
- a CDS encoding ATP-binding protein, translating to MSHVQVDVLGPLRVRADDRSIDVGGPRNRALLARLALAGGRPVAAATLIDDLWGVDVPDDARGALQSVVSRTRRRLPDAALESSSPGYVLRDVVVDADEFAQLVAAGRATEALALWRGDPMSDLPDLPFVAAAADRLLELRLTAVETSLESRARTDPTVIAELAALVTEHPYRDGLWRAYLSALVAHGRANEALTAYERLRTSLADDLGTDPSAELQAIHLSILRGERGPRRTPASLPAGLTSFVGREAAIADLREALEDHRLVTILGPGGAGKTRLAIEAARATSDRFGAVWLTELAPVTGEDGIVRAILSAMGLLEVVVTERAQSGQRPDDRARLLDAVRDARGLLLIDNCEHLVDGVAGLAEELLAQAPDLRVLTTSREPLRIIGEYAYQLSPLTSPRDGATPEQAMQHSAVALFVQRARAVDQSFRLDEATVPEVVEICRRLDGQPLAIELAAARLRTLTVAQVADRLGDRFRLLTGGSRTALPRHRTLRAVVEWSWDLLDDDERDLVERIAVFPGGVTVESAAAVAEAGAPVEDLLDSLADKSLLVPVRGDQPRFRMLETLREYGVERLVERGLAEHARAAHLAHFLGLAEAQAALVRGPAQVEALTALDTDHANVMAALRFAIDRGDRPAAARLVTALAWYWSIRSQHMEAARWAQVVLELPGAADPASEICVEALAVTGILGSGQLGGGPDALWRPHVERIVRMWEEHRPDHPLVQFILETMQYLDVVGPGRVVPRTTDRWTGAMVDLMRTVLMENSGNTHGSADLIASTIDAFREIGDQWGLAMALSQRATLQALEGDTAGALACWEEALPLLEQMGATEDLSFSGMQVAELRLAHLERDRVEELRPDLEAELAGAIAGGGRLPNLVARMNMARLEHAVGHDQEAARHLEQALHHVDDSAEFGSGQMVAAIRALLAVTLAASGDLAGADQALETARQVGLTTTDMPVMAVIATAAAVIAQHHGRSEHAARVLGAAEAIRGGRDRSNRDARGLADQLRPLLGADVFEALRAEGAAMTQQDAIAFALPAAVAASGP from the coding sequence ATGAGCCATGTGCAGGTGGACGTCCTCGGACCGTTGCGGGTGCGCGCTGATGATCGCTCGATCGATGTCGGCGGGCCGCGCAACCGCGCCCTGCTGGCCCGCCTCGCGCTCGCAGGCGGACGTCCCGTCGCAGCTGCGACGCTGATCGACGACCTGTGGGGCGTCGACGTCCCCGACGACGCGAGGGGCGCCCTGCAGTCGGTCGTGTCGCGCACCCGCCGGCGCCTGCCGGACGCGGCACTCGAATCGTCCTCCCCTGGGTACGTCCTGCGCGACGTCGTCGTGGACGCCGACGAGTTCGCGCAGCTCGTCGCCGCGGGCCGGGCCACCGAGGCGCTGGCCCTGTGGCGCGGCGACCCGATGTCGGACCTGCCCGACCTGCCGTTCGTCGCGGCGGCCGCCGACCGGCTGCTGGAGCTGCGGCTGACCGCGGTCGAGACCAGCCTCGAGTCCCGTGCCCGCACCGATCCGACCGTCATCGCGGAGCTCGCGGCGCTGGTGACCGAGCATCCCTACCGGGACGGGCTGTGGCGGGCGTACCTGTCGGCCCTGGTGGCCCACGGCCGGGCGAACGAGGCGCTCACCGCCTACGAGCGATTGCGGACCTCCCTGGCCGATGACCTCGGCACCGACCCCTCGGCCGAGCTGCAGGCCATCCACCTGTCGATCCTGCGCGGCGAGCGGGGGCCACGACGCACGCCCGCCTCGCTGCCGGCCGGCCTGACGTCGTTCGTGGGTCGTGAGGCTGCGATCGCCGATCTTCGGGAAGCGCTGGAGGACCACCGCCTCGTGACGATCCTGGGTCCCGGCGGTGCCGGCAAGACACGGCTGGCGATCGAGGCCGCGCGGGCGACCTCCGACCGCTTCGGGGCCGTGTGGCTCACCGAGCTGGCGCCCGTCACCGGCGAGGACGGCATCGTGCGCGCCATCTTGTCGGCCATGGGTCTGCTCGAGGTCGTCGTGACGGAGCGCGCCCAGAGTGGCCAGCGCCCGGACGACCGCGCCCGACTCCTGGACGCCGTCCGCGACGCCCGGGGACTGCTGCTGATCGACAACTGCGAGCACCTCGTCGACGGCGTCGCCGGGCTCGCCGAGGAGCTGCTGGCGCAGGCGCCGGACCTGCGCGTGCTCACGACCAGCCGCGAGCCGCTGCGCATCATCGGCGAGTACGCCTACCAGCTCAGCCCGTTGACGTCCCCGCGCGACGGCGCCACCCCCGAGCAAGCCATGCAGCACAGCGCCGTCGCGCTGTTCGTGCAGCGCGCGCGGGCCGTCGACCAGTCATTTCGGCTGGACGAAGCCACCGTCCCGGAGGTCGTGGAGATCTGTCGCCGCCTCGACGGTCAGCCACTGGCGATCGAGCTGGCCGCCGCGCGGCTGCGGACGCTGACCGTGGCGCAGGTCGCCGATCGGCTCGGCGACCGCTTCCGACTGCTGACCGGCGGCAGCCGGACCGCGCTGCCACGCCACCGGACGTTGCGCGCGGTCGTGGAGTGGAGCTGGGACCTGCTCGACGACGACGAGCGCGACCTCGTCGAACGCATCGCCGTGTTCCCGGGCGGGGTGACCGTCGAGAGCGCCGCTGCCGTCGCGGAGGCAGGGGCGCCTGTCGAGGACCTGCTCGACTCGCTGGCCGACAAGTCGCTGCTGGTGCCGGTGCGCGGCGACCAGCCACGGTTCCGGATGCTGGAGACCCTGCGCGAGTACGGCGTCGAGCGCCTCGTGGAGCGTGGGCTCGCCGAGCACGCCCGCGCGGCGCACCTCGCGCACTTCCTGGGCCTGGCCGAGGCGCAGGCGGCCCTCGTGCGGGGACCGGCCCAGGTGGAGGCGCTGACCGCGCTGGACACCGATCACGCCAACGTCATGGCCGCGCTGCGGTTCGCGATCGACCGCGGCGATCGGCCCGCCGCCGCACGCCTGGTGACCGCGCTGGCGTGGTACTGGTCGATCCGCAGCCAGCACATGGAGGCGGCCCGCTGGGCGCAGGTGGTGCTGGAGCTGCCCGGTGCTGCGGACCCGGCCAGCGAGATCTGCGTCGAGGCGCTCGCCGTCACCGGCATCCTCGGATCGGGCCAGCTCGGTGGAGGCCCCGACGCGCTGTGGCGGCCGCACGTCGAGCGGATCGTCCGGATGTGGGAGGAGCACCGGCCGGACCACCCGCTCGTGCAGTTCATCCTGGAGACCATGCAGTACCTGGACGTCGTCGGACCGGGGCGCGTCGTCCCGCGCACCACCGACCGTTGGACCGGCGCGATGGTCGACCTGATGCGCACCGTGCTGATGGAGAACTCCGGCAACACGCACGGCTCGGCCGATCTCATCGCGTCCACGATCGATGCGTTCCGGGAGATCGGCGACCAGTGGGGCCTCGCGATGGCGCTGTCGCAGCGGGCCACGCTGCAGGCGCTCGAGGGCGACACGGCAGGGGCCCTGGCCTGCTGGGAGGAGGCGCTGCCGCTGCTGGAGCAGATGGGTGCGACCGAGGACCTGAGCTTCTCGGGGATGCAGGTCGCCGAGCTGCGCCTCGCCCACCTGGAGCGGGACCGGGTCGAGGAGCTGCGGCCCGATCTGGAGGCCGAGCTCGCGGGTGCGATCGCCGGCGGGGGACGCCTGCCGAACCTGGTGGCCCGGATGAACATGGCCCGGCTCGAGCACGCGGTCGGCCACGACCAGGAGGCGGCGCGCCATCTCGAGCAGGCCCTGCACCACGTCGACGACTCCGCAGAGTTCGGCAGCGGCCAGATGGTCGCCGCGATCCGCGCGCTGCTGGCCGTCACGCTGGCCGCGAGCGGCGACCTGGCCGGCGCCGACCAGGCGCTGGAGACCGCCCGGCAGGTCGGCCTGACCACCACGGACATGCCGGTCATGGCCGTGATCGCCACCGCCGCCGCCGTCATCGCGCAGCACCACGGTCGCAGCGAGCACGCCGCCCGCGTGCTGGGTGCGGCCGAGGCCATCCGGGGCGGCCGGGACCGGTCGAATCGCGACGCCCGCGGGCTCGCCGACCAGCTGCGACCTCTTCTGGGGGCGGACGTGTTCGAGGCCCTGCGGGCCGAGGGTGCTGCGATGACGCAGCAGGACGCCATCGCCTTCGCCCTGCCCGCGGCAGTCGCCGCGTCTGGGCCATGA
- a CDS encoding response regulator yields the protein MTPLRIAIVDDHAMFRTGVKAEIDGRVDVVGEADDVESAVAMIAQTSPDVVLLDVHMPGGGGLEVIRRLHVRHPDTKFLALSVSDAAEDVIGIIRAGARGYVTKNISGPELFDAIERVAGGDAVFSPRLAGFVLDAFAGTIEIAQVDEDLDRLTEREREVMRLIARGYAYKEVAKELFISIKTVETHVSSVLRKLQLSSRHELTRWANDRRLI from the coding sequence ATGACCCCGCTCCGCATCGCGATCGTCGACGACCATGCCATGTTCCGCACCGGCGTGAAGGCCGAGATCGACGGACGGGTCGATGTCGTCGGCGAGGCCGATGACGTCGAGTCCGCGGTCGCGATGATCGCGCAGACATCGCCCGATGTCGTCCTGCTGGACGTCCACATGCCCGGTGGTGGCGGACTCGAGGTCATCCGGCGTCTGCACGTGCGGCACCCGGACACGAAGTTCCTGGCCCTGTCGGTCAGCGATGCGGCCGAGGACGTCATCGGCATCATCCGCGCCGGCGCGCGCGGCTACGTCACCAAGAACATCTCGGGTCCCGAGCTGTTCGACGCGATCGAGCGGGTGGCCGGAGGGGATGCGGTGTTCAGCCCGCGGCTGGCGGGGTTCGTGCTCGACGCGTTCGCGGGGACGATCGAGATCGCCCAGGTCGACGAGGACCTCGACCGTCTGACCGAGCGGGAGCGGGAGGTGATGCGGCTGATCGCCCGCGGCTACGCCTACAAGGAGGTCGCCAAGGAGCTGTTCATCTCGATCAAGACCGTCGAGACCCACGTGTCCAGCGTCCTGCGCAAGCTGCAGCTGTCCAGCCGCCACGAGCTCACCCGGTGGGCCAACGACCGCCGCCTCATCTGA
- a CDS encoding ATP-binding protein, with product MTSRAASTAPVGDLPAPTYRRAYRPAERRLVGGVAAGLADHLGVPVLYVRLAFIVATWFQGIGVIAYLLLWRFLPLEGPDLSPGLESATRRGLRSGGRAGPTEIAQTIALGAVGIGVLLLIQATGRGIDDGLFGPLLVAVIGVAVIWRQFDDVAWSRWMRQTSGWAFASRVAAGAGLVAVAALYFLTKEGGWGAALNLASALVVAVLGIGLILGPWISRLLGDLARERRERVRSQERADVAAHLHDSVLQTLALLQKNAGDAAVVATLARRQERELRDWLYGNDEQPGDSLVAALRAAAADVEDAHRVPVEVIAVGDAPLDANVSALVQAAREAMINAAKHSGDDRVDVYAETGAQQAQVFVRDRGTGFDLDSIADDRMGVRGSIIARIERHGGTATIRSEPGGGTEVAMSVPVRAEHTPTETTSSQEDTR from the coding sequence GTGACCTCCCGCGCCGCGAGCACCGCCCCCGTCGGTGACCTGCCCGCGCCCACCTACCGTCGTGCGTACCGGCCGGCCGAGCGCCGCCTGGTCGGTGGCGTCGCGGCGGGTCTGGCCGACCACCTCGGCGTGCCGGTGCTGTACGTCCGCCTGGCCTTCATCGTCGCCACCTGGTTCCAGGGCATCGGTGTCATCGCCTACCTGCTGCTGTGGCGCTTCCTGCCGCTGGAGGGCCCCGACCTGTCGCCCGGCCTGGAGTCGGCGACCCGCCGCGGCCTGCGCAGCGGCGGTCGGGCGGGGCCCACCGAGATCGCCCAGACCATCGCGCTGGGAGCCGTCGGCATCGGCGTCCTGCTGCTGATCCAGGCCACCGGGCGGGGCATCGACGACGGACTGTTCGGGCCGCTGCTGGTCGCGGTGATCGGGGTCGCGGTCATCTGGCGCCAGTTCGACGACGTCGCCTGGAGCCGCTGGATGCGGCAGACGTCCGGGTGGGCGTTCGCCTCCCGGGTGGCGGCGGGCGCGGGCCTCGTCGCGGTCGCGGCGCTGTACTTCCTGACCAAGGAGGGCGGCTGGGGAGCGGCGTTGAACCTCGCGTCCGCGTTGGTCGTCGCGGTGCTCGGCATCGGGTTGATCCTCGGCCCGTGGATCTCGCGGCTGCTGGGTGACCTCGCACGGGAGCGGCGCGAGCGGGTGCGGTCGCAGGAGCGCGCGGACGTCGCGGCGCACCTGCACGACTCGGTGCTGCAGACGCTCGCCCTGCTGCAGAAGAATGCCGGCGACGCCGCAGTCGTCGCGACGCTCGCGCGGCGGCAGGAGCGCGAGCTGCGGGACTGGCTGTACGGCAACGACGAGCAGCCCGGCGACTCGCTGGTCGCAGCCCTGCGAGCGGCCGCCGCCGACGTCGAGGACGCCCACCGGGTGCCCGTCGAGGTCATCGCGGTGGGCGATGCGCCATTGGACGCCAATGTCTCGGCGCTGGTGCAGGCCGCCCGCGAGGCGATGATCAACGCGGCCAAGCACTCCGGCGACGACCGGGTCGACGTGTACGCCGAGACCGGGGCCCAGCAGGCGCAGGTGTTCGTCCGCGACCGGGGGACCGGCTTCGACCTGGACTCGATCGCCGACGACCGCATGGGCGTCCGCGGCTCGATCATCGCCCGGATCGAACGACACGGCGGCACCGCCACCATCCGCAGCGAGCCCGGCGGCGGCACCGAGGTCGCGATGAGCGTCCCCGTCCGCGCCGAGCACACCCCCACCGAGACCACCTCGTCCCAGGAGGACACCCGATGA
- a CDS encoding PspC domain-containing protein, producing the protein MNDTQQFAPPAGDPPPGPGDEFDPSRLRTIADMRRSRDDRVVAGVCAGAARYLGIDPIVVRVVIAVLTIAGFAGAIVYVAAWVLVPSDDADKSLAAEWFKLDRNEEQVRVGGLVAAAILAALSIVGDSSWAWWGGAPWWLLPTALVLYVFWVRPRRRREQRERREQVLHDPTADRTQTIPVTRTAAEPREGRSNTLLLLTASLAAIALAVTLIYDEVQEDLPWTTYVAVALAAVGVGLLIGTFFGTSGGLVLIGAVLAVALTVGSALPGGRLGTQRTSPTLAAAVDDHYRHGIGLLELDLTDVSDPDALLGRTVVLDAGIGLTRVVVPDGLPVRVDTDLKAGQISLFGREDDGTDLELSTGDTPPEAAVTIDVDQKAGRIEVIRQ; encoded by the coding sequence ATGAACGACACCCAGCAGTTCGCGCCGCCGGCCGGTGACCCCCCGCCCGGTCCCGGCGACGAGTTCGATCCGTCCCGGCTCCGCACCATCGCCGACATGCGCCGGTCCCGCGACGACCGGGTCGTGGCCGGCGTGTGCGCAGGCGCGGCGCGCTACCTGGGCATCGACCCGATCGTCGTCCGGGTCGTGATCGCCGTGCTGACCATCGCGGGCTTCGCCGGTGCCATCGTCTACGTCGCCGCGTGGGTGCTGGTGCCGTCCGACGACGCCGACAAGAGCCTCGCCGCCGAGTGGTTCAAGCTGGACCGCAACGAGGAGCAGGTGCGGGTGGGCGGCCTGGTCGCCGCCGCCATCCTCGCCGCGCTGTCGATCGTCGGCGACAGCAGCTGGGCCTGGTGGGGCGGCGCGCCGTGGTGGCTGCTGCCCACGGCACTGGTCCTGTACGTTTTCTGGGTGCGCCCGCGCCGCCGCCGCGAGCAGCGGGAACGGCGCGAGCAGGTGCTGCACGATCCCACCGCCGACCGCACCCAGACGATCCCGGTCACCCGGACCGCCGCGGAGCCCCGCGAGGGACGGTCCAACACGCTGCTGCTGCTGACCGCGTCACTGGCGGCCATCGCGCTCGCCGTGACCCTGATCTACGACGAGGTGCAGGAGGACCTGCCGTGGACGACATATGTCGCGGTGGCACTGGCCGCCGTCGGCGTCGGCCTGCTGATCGGCACGTTCTTCGGCACCAGCGGCGGCCTGGTGCTGATCGGCGCGGTGCTGGCCGTCGCGCTGACCGTCGGATCGGCCCTGCCCGGCGGACGCCTCGGGACGCAACGCACCTCACCCACGCTCGCTGCGGCGGTCGACGACCACTACCGGCACGGCATCGGCCTGCTCGAGCTCGACCTGACCGATGTGTCGGACCCTGACGCGCTGCTGGGGCGGACCGTCGTCCTGGACGCGGGCATCGGCCTGACGCGGGTCGTCGTCCCCGACGGGCTCCCCGTGCGGGTCGACACCGACCTCAAGGCCGGGCAGATCTCGCTGTTCGGTCGTGAGGACGACGGCACCGACCTCGAGCTGTCGACCGGCGACACGCCGCCCGAGGCTGCCGTGACCATCGACGTCGACCAGAAGGCCGGCAGGATAGAGGTGATCCGCCAATGA
- a CDS encoding PspC domain-containing protein — protein MKKLTRSRDDRWIAGVCGGVAEYAGIDANVVRLVLAVCTVLGAGSLLIAYLVAWVLIPQRPLTDTIRPHDY, from the coding sequence ATGAAGAAGCTCACCCGCAGCCGTGACGACCGGTGGATCGCCGGCGTGTGCGGCGGGGTGGCCGAGTACGCCGGCATCGACGCCAACGTCGTCCGCCTCGTGCTGGCCGTCTGCACCGTCCTGGGCGCCGGATCCCTCCTGATCGCCTACCTCGTGGCTTGGGTGCTCATCCCCCAGCGCCCGCTGACCGACACCATCCGTCCGCACGACTACTGA